Proteins encoded by one window of Arachis hypogaea cultivar Tifrunner chromosome 1, arahy.Tifrunner.gnm2.J5K5, whole genome shotgun sequence:
- the LOC112790216 gene encoding GRAS family protein RAD1-like encodes MSSNYPNSCGFKREFNSDEISPIMVQDPSCIIFYSCPNLSDLDDTTTPFYTVKDRFSPEEKRILENTFIHWSHTISSSLDEISQTKRLRRTTSIPISLENLSINPIYGSNYNKNSIQTHIRDHIKSCSQMYRAAEAVEEAAQDMINSEGGGEDGCDGMRLVQLLISCAEAVACRDKSHASILLSELKSSALVFGTAFQRVASCYVQGLSERLSLIQPCFGPVAVAQPMMNIMDAASEKMEEAFRLVYEICPHIRFGHFVANSAIVEAFEGESLVHVVDLGMSLGLSHGHQWRGLIQSLANRSGACVRRLRITAVGLCIGRFRIIGDELSVYANSMGINFEFSVVQKNLENLKPEDVIKEDNEVLVVNSILQLHCVVKESRGALNSVLQMIHGLSPKVLVMVEQDSSHNGPFFLGRFMESLHYYSAIFDSLDAMLPKYDTKRAKMEQFYFAEEIKNIVSCEGPLRMERHERVDQWRRRMSRAGFQGSPIKMVAQAKQWLVKNKVCDGYTVVEEKGCLVLGWKSKPIVAASCWKC; translated from the coding sequence ATGTCTTCTAATTATCCAAATAGTTGCGGCTTCAAACGCGAGTTCAACAGCGATGAAATAAGCCCTATAATGGTGCAGGATCCTTCTTGCATAATCTTCTATTCCTGTCCCAACCTATCCGACTTGGATGATACTACTACTCCTTTCTATACAGTAAAAGACCGTTTTAGCCCCGAAGAGAAAAGAATCTTGGAGAATACTTTCATCCACTGGAGCCACACTATAAGCTCTTCTTTGGATGAAATTTCACAAACCAAAAGGCTGAGAAGAACCACAAGCATCCCAATTTCTCTAGAAAATCTCTCAATAAACCCGATTTATGGCtcgaattataataaaaatagcaTCCAAACGCACATCAGAGATCACATAAAAAGTTGTTCGCAGATGTACCGCGCTGCCGAGGCAGTTGAAGAGGCAGCACAAGACATGATTAATTCGGAAGGCGGCGGAGAAGATGGCTGCGATGGAATGAGGCTTGTTCAACTGCTAATCTCTTGCGCCGAGGCCGTTGCGTGTCGTGACAAATCGCACGCTTCGATACTTCTATCAGAACTCAAGTCTAGCGCCTTGGTTTTCGGCACCGCCTTCCAGCGAGTAGCGTCCTGCTACGTGCAGGGCTTGTCCGAGCGATTGTCTTTGATTCAGCCGTGTTTTGGTCCGGTGGCGGTGGCGCAACCAATGATGAACATAATGGACGCCGCTTCGGAGAAGATGGAAGAAGCGTTCAGGCTGGTGTATGAAATCTGTCCACATATTCGATTCGGACATTTCGTGGCAAATTCCGCGATAGTGGAAGCCTTTGAGGGTGAGAGTCTTGTCCATGTGGTAGACCTCGGCATGAGCCTAGGCCTATCACATGGTCACCAATGGAGGGGCCTGATCCAATCCTTGGCCAACCGCTCCGGGGCCTGTGTTCGCAGGCTCCGGATCACCGCGGTTGGTCTCTGTATTGGCAGATTCCGGATCATTGGTGATGAACTCTCTGTTTACGCGAATAGCATGGGAATCAACTTTGAATTCTCCGTTGTGCAGAAGAATCTAGAGAATCTAAAACCTGAAGATGTCATAAAAGAAGATAATGAGGTTCTTGTGGTGAATAGTATCCTTCAGTTGCATTGTGTTGTTAAAGAAAGCCGTGGCGCTTTGAACTCTGTGCTTCAGATGATTCACGGGCTTTCGCCAAAGGTATTGGTTATGGTTGAGCAGGATTCGAGTCACAATGGACCGTTTTTTCTTGGAAGGTTTATGGAATCTTTGCATTACTACTCTGcaatatttgattcgcttgatGCAATGTTGCCCAAGTATGATACGAAGAGAGCGAAGATGGAGCAGTTTTACTTTGCTGAGGAGATAAAGAACATTGTGAGCTGTGAGGGGCCGCTTCGGATGGAGCGGCACGAGAGGGTGGACCAGTGGCGGAGGAGGATGAGCCGGGCGGGGTTCCAGGGTTCGCCGATTAAGATGGTGGCGCAGGCAAAGCAGTGGCTTGTGAAGAACAAGGTTTGTGATGGATATACTGTTGTGGAAGAGAAAGGGTGCTTGGTTCTTGGTTGGAAATCAAAGCCTATTGTTGCAGCTTCTTGTTGGAAGTGTTGA